The genomic DNA GAGGCTTAACTCTCCGGGCTGACCAGGACGCAAGGGAGACGGTGTGATCGCGAAACCGAGCAAGGTCAGATCCCCGTTTAGTGAAAGAGCGACTGGCCGCGGGATCTCCAGTGCCTCAGGGATAGGTGGTGGCCAGGCCGGCTGGACCCAGAGCTCCTGCAGTAGCGCGTCCGGCCCGCGCTCGGTCTCAAGCGGGACACCAGTGGCCGGATCGTAGACCCTCAAAGTGACCCGATAAGGGCCAGGCGGCAGATCAGGCGGCAAGAGCAACCCATGTCGGTCAAAGGCGACCTGTCCAGGCTGCCAACTGCTGGTCGGGGCAAACCAGTCTTGAGGCATATAATCCTCGGCCAGCCACACCCGAGCGGCGGCATCCTGCAGGCGCAGGCTGAACTTGAGATCGGGCAGCGGCTGCACAGGAAGCCAATAGGTGGTGAGGCGTAGGAGCTCGCCCGCGCGCAAGGCTGTACGGCTATCTACCTCGGCCCGAATCAGGATTAAGTGCGGCCCGAAGTCCAGGTAGAGTGATCGCTCTGCCAACGCCGCGGCCGGCGTCGGCAATCCGTACAGCGTCACGCGAATGCCATTGTGATCGGTTTCGGCCGCAGGCCACCCATGCGCTGCCAGCCACGCTTGTACCGGACCCGGGCCATGGAAATAGAGCACTCCCCACGCGCGCGTGGCACCCTGCAGCGCGGAACGTAACGCCGCATCCACTTGCTGGGGCGTAGCGTTCTGTAGAAAGCGCAAGTCCACAATCCGGGCGCGTCCCCGATAGTAGTGCAGGAAGACCTTTTGCGGATCTGGCCCATCCATCAGGATCACATCACCGGGCTGTTCCCATTGCTGAATACGCCATGCGGCGCCCCGGAAGTCGGGTTTATGCAAGCTCGAGTCAGCGTACAGACGCCTCAGTGCTAGGCCGTTGGTAGCTAACAGCCCGATTAGTACGATCGTTCCCATCAAGCGAACGCCCCGCTGAAGCGGCTGTATCCAGAGCTTTGCCAGTCCGCCGGCTGCGAGCAGAATCAGGGGAGCGCTGATTATGATCGTATAGCGCTCGTGGAAGTCCGGGTCCCGCAGGGCCAGAGCTATCGCCGCACCCAGCGGCATCACCACGTTGGTCACGAGCAACAGGCTCGCCGCCTCTCGCCGACGCCACCAAGCCAGAACCCCACCGATGGTCAACACCAGATACAACCAGGGCAGCCACGCGCGCCAGGGCTCGGGCATAGCATCGCCCACTGTATAGGCTGCCAGATAACGCCAGGGGATCTGCCGGGGATCGGCTGGTGGACGCCAGCCGGGGAACTCAAAGATGTAAAGGGCACGCGGCAGCCAGGGCACGAACAGCAGCGCTGCAGCCATCGCAGCCAGCGCCCATCGGCCTGCAGCTCGCAGCGAGACAGCAAACGCAGCA from Anaerolineae bacterium includes the following:
- a CDS encoding glycosyltransferase family 39 protein; the encoded protein is MLALAFALRAYHLDYQSLWSDEGISLLRATQPLPQLIREMPVEHLPGYFVLLHFWLRLAGDSDFALRFLSLWPGILAIVLTYRLGADLGDRLAGIIAAVLLATNSFQVWYAQEARMYTWLLAASLGSTWLFWQLLFNLDPRRQWAVAFGYALTTAMALYLHYYGFLVPIAHGLFLTIWLWRIYRLGASAAFAVSLRAAGRWALAAMAAALLFVPWLPRALYIFEFPGWRPPADPRQIPWRYLAAYTVGDAMPEPWRAWLPWLYLVLTIGGVLAWWRRREAASLLLVTNVVMPLGAAIALALRDPDFHERYTIIISAPLILLAAGGLAKLWIQPLQRGVRLMGTIVLIGLLATNGLALRRLYADSSLHKPDFRGAAWRIQQWEQPGDVILMDGPDPQKVFLHYYRGRARIVDLRFLQNATPQQVDAALRSALQGATRAWGVLYFHGPGPVQAWLAAHGWPAAETDHNGIRVTLYGLPTPAAALAERSLYLDFGPHLILIRAEVDSRTALRAGELLRLTTYWLPVQPLPDLKFSLRLQDAAARVWLAEDYMPQDWFAPTSSWQPGQVAFDRHGLLLPPDLPPGPYRVTLRVYDPATGVPLETERGPDALLQELWVQPAWPPPIPEALEIPRPVALSLNGDLTLLGFAITPSPLRPGQPGELSLWWRVERVPMSQGGLRIELLDRRGVAWTIRDGPISMSPLELWQPGQIMRERYSLAVDPALESGRYRLRLTLADGSPSMTLSEVSVQARARRYRLPRMAHPIDARLGDAVILRGYDVMPALPVRGGLWEITLYWQAKARLSISYKVFVHLYDAAGSLRAQVDDYPLRGEAPTSSWLPGEVVVDRYQLLVPSDLPPGVYRLAVGLYDPTSGQRLPAQDVTGQLLQDNAIFLREVEVP